The following proteins come from a genomic window of Varunaivibrio sulfuroxidans:
- a CDS encoding YqaA family protein translates to MIDYGGLFLAAFLAATLVPFSSEAILAAMFAAGRYDPLWLWAVASTANILGALVNWGLGRYLIRFQDRRWFPFKARERIKAERWFARYGVWSLLLSWVPVTGDPITFAAGLLRVELWRFMILVTLAKAGRYAVVLFIVYGAT, encoded by the coding sequence ATTATGGCGGGCTGTTCCTTGCCGCCTTTCTCGCCGCCACCCTCGTGCCGTTCTCTTCGGAGGCCATCCTCGCCGCAATGTTCGCCGCCGGGCGCTACGATCCGCTCTGGCTGTGGGCCGTCGCCAGCACCGCCAATATCCTCGGAGCGCTCGTCAACTGGGGGCTGGGACGTTACCTGATCCGCTTTCAGGACCGGCGTTGGTTCCCCTTCAAGGCGCGCGAGCGGATCAAGGCCGAGCGCTGGTTCGCCCGTTACGGGGTGTGGTCGCTGCTGCTGTCGTGGGTCCCGGTGACCGGCGATCCGATCACTTTCGCCGCCGGCCTGCTGCGCGTCGAACTGTGGCGCTTTATGATCCTGGTCACTCTCGCCAAGGCGGGACGGTATGCCGTCGTGCTGTTTATCGTCTACGGCGCGACTTAG
- a CDS encoding OmpP1/FadL family transporter has translation MISKFFKLALLSGGAALVLTGNAFATNGYLPNGYGTAAKAMGGAGSAMSLDTQAAVNNPAGMYALGNRVDIGVSLFNPNRDYDAQDSGFINSATGVGKHKSSKRLFLIPSMGVNFDRGDYTLGFTLTANGGMNTTYKNTVFAGSSGKTGVDLAQVLLGMTYARKLDSRNTFGITPTLAAQRFKAYGLQGFAGISEDSTKLTNNGYDYSYGYGVRIGWQGEMTDRLTLGASYQSEMIMTKLSKYAGLFADHGKFNIPPVINLGAAFKATPSVTIAADFQHIRYGDIPAITNSHNYAAVSGAKSQLGGSNDMGFGWQNVNVLKLGAQWKYNDQLTLRAGASHSDKPFKTSETLFNILSPATVNTHLTFGGAYALDARNTINVSYVHAFSAHISGGSNANLGGKVVDLRMDQNDFEVSWDYKF, from the coding sequence ATGATTTCAAAATTTTTTAAACTCGCTCTGCTTTCCGGTGGGGCGGCGCTTGTCCTTACGGGCAATGCTTTCGCCACCAACGGTTATCTTCCCAACGGATACGGCACGGCCGCCAAGGCGATGGGCGGCGCGGGTTCGGCGATGAGCCTGGATACCCAGGCGGCGGTGAATAACCCGGCCGGGATGTACGCCTTGGGAAACCGCGTCGATATCGGCGTTTCGCTGTTCAACCCGAACCGCGATTACGACGCGCAGGATAGCGGCTTTATCAATTCCGCGACGGGCGTGGGCAAACATAAAAGCAGTAAACGCCTCTTCCTTATTCCGTCCATGGGCGTCAATTTCGACCGTGGCGATTACACGCTGGGCTTCACCTTGACGGCCAACGGCGGCATGAACACCACCTACAAGAACACCGTGTTCGCCGGCAGTAGCGGCAAGACCGGCGTCGATTTGGCGCAGGTTCTGCTGGGCATGACCTATGCGCGCAAACTGGATTCCAGAAATACCTTCGGCATTACCCCAACCCTCGCCGCGCAACGCTTCAAGGCTTACGGTTTGCAGGGCTTCGCCGGAATTTCCGAGGACAGCACCAAGCTGACCAACAACGGATATGACTATTCCTACGGGTATGGCGTGCGTATCGGTTGGCAGGGTGAGATGACCGACCGGTTGACGCTCGGCGCGTCGTATCAGTCCGAAATGATCATGACCAAGCTGAGCAAATACGCTGGGCTGTTCGCCGATCACGGGAAATTCAATATTCCCCCGGTCATCAACTTGGGCGCGGCTTTCAAAGCGACGCCGAGCGTGACCATCGCCGCGGATTTTCAACATATCCGTTACGGCGATATTCCAGCCATCACCAACAGCCATAACTATGCTGCGGTAAGCGGCGCGAAATCTCAACTCGGTGGATCCAACGACATGGGATTCGGCTGGCAGAACGTCAACGTTCTGAAATTGGGTGCGCAATGGAAATACAACGATCAGTTGACGTTACGCGCGGGGGCCAGTCACAGCGACAAGCCGTTTAAAACGTCGGAAACACTGTTTAACATACTTTCCCCTGCAACGGTTAACACCCACTTGACCTTTGGCGGCGCATACGCCTTGGATGCGCGTAATACGATCAACGTTTCCTATGTTCATGCCTTCTCGGCGCATATCTCCGGGGGCTCCAACGCCAACCTGGGCGGAAAGGTCGTCGATTTGCGCATGGATCAAAATGACTTCGAGGTCAGCTGGGATTACAAATTCTAG
- the gpt gene encoding xanthine phosphoribosyltransferase encodes MTEISAPTLLLSWPEVHRTAKLLAAKLHGKGAWRGIIAVTRGGMVPAAIVARELGVHVIETLCISSYDEQLQGALSILKKPDMAIADVRDGEQVGEGWIVIDDLTDTGTTIRESRAILPGAHYAVLYVKPAGQILVDTFMDAVSQDTWVHFPWDTDIQYTPPLARS; translated from the coding sequence ATGACTGAAATCTCTGCCCCGACCCTTCTTTTAAGTTGGCCGGAAGTCCACCGGACCGCGAAACTCCTTGCCGCCAAATTGCATGGCAAAGGGGCGTGGCGAGGCATCATCGCGGTGACGCGCGGCGGCATGGTTCCCGCCGCGATCGTGGCCCGGGAACTTGGCGTCCATGTCATCGAAACCCTGTGTATTTCAAGTTATGACGAGCAGCTTCAGGGCGCGCTTTCCATCCTGAAAAAGCCCGATATGGCGATCGCCGATGTCAGGGACGGCGAGCAGGTCGGGGAAGGATGGATTGTTATCGACGATTTGACCGACACCGGGACAACCATTCGCGAGTCGCGCGCGATTTTGCCGGGCGCGCATTATGCCGTGCTTTACGTCAAGCCCGCCGGCCAAATCTTGGTCGATACCTTCATGGACGCCGTGTCTCAGGACACTTGGGTGCATTTCCCTTGGGATACCGATATTCAGTACACGCCACCGTTGGCGCGATCGTAA
- a CDS encoding NAD-dependent epimerase/dehydratase family protein — MGPIIITGGAGIVGRHAVAALIAMGHEVHVLTRALSRRQPPETGGAHFHACDLRDHTATDAVLCDIRPEVLVHFAWTTAHGKFWSDPANADWRDASKAMVGAFIRLGGRRVVGAGTCAEYDWRAPALADGLCDEADTPLTPHTPYGAAKHQFHDWLSRQDVESAWGRLFFLYGAGEDPARFVPYVIRSLLGGAPALCASGRAVRDVMDTRDAGRAFALLATGSFRGPLNVASGEGHALADIARLIAARLERPDLVRLGARPDRPDDPPRLVADVARLRGEVGFTPTITLQQGIDDAIAGWRTAIENGED, encoded by the coding sequence ATGGGTCCCATCATCATCACCGGCGGCGCCGGTATCGTCGGGCGACACGCCGTCGCCGCCCTGATCGCAATGGGCCACGAGGTTCATGTCCTAACCCGAGCCTTGTCCCGCCGCCAGCCGCCGGAGACGGGAGGGGCCCATTTTCACGCCTGCGACCTGCGCGACCACACCGCCACGGACGCCGTTTTATGCGACATCCGCCCCGAGGTGCTGGTCCATTTCGCCTGGACCACCGCCCACGGAAAATTTTGGTCCGATCCCGCCAATGCCGATTGGCGCGACGCCTCCAAGGCGATGGTGGGCGCGTTTATCCGCCTCGGCGGGCGGCGCGTCGTCGGCGCGGGGACCTGCGCCGAATACGACTGGCGCGCCCCGGCTTTGGCCGACGGTTTGTGCGACGAGGCGGACACGCCACTTACCCCGCACACCCCGTACGGCGCGGCGAAACATCAGTTTCACGACTGGCTTTCCCGCCAGGATGTCGAGAGCGCTTGGGGCCGCTTGTTTTTCCTCTATGGCGCGGGCGAGGATCCGGCGCGTTTCGTCCCTTACGTAATCCGCTCCCTGCTCGGCGGCGCGCCCGCCCTGTGCGCGTCGGGCCGGGCGGTGCGCGACGTCATGGACACCCGCGACGCCGGGCGCGCCTTCGCTCTGCTGGCGACCGGTTCGTTTCGGGGTCCGCTTAATGTCGCCAGCGGCGAAGGTCACGCCCTGGCGGATATCGCACGGCTGATCGCCGCCCGCCTAGAACGCCCCGACTTGGTCCGCCTCGGCGCGCGGCCCGACCGCCCCGACGACCCACCCCGCCTGGTCGCCGATGTCGCCCGCCTGCGCGGTGAGGTCGGCTTTACGCCGACGATCACATTGCAACAGGGCATCGACGACGCCATCGCCGGCTGGCGAACCGCGATCGAAAATGGCGAAGATTAA
- the rfbC gene encoding dTDP-4-dehydrorhamnose 3,5-epimerase, whose protein sequence is MRIDKTPIGGVRTVDIDSHGDDRGFFARTYCRREFEAAGIDLTVAQTNLSVNKRRGTLRGLHFQGVPRPDPKLVQCVRGAIFDVAVDLRPASPTFRDWFGVELSAQNRRALFVPPGCAHGFLSLRDDTEVLYLMGEYYEPALAQGVRWDDPAFAIAWPIAPAVIAPRDRDYPDFSF, encoded by the coding sequence ATGCGTATCGACAAGACCCCGATCGGCGGGGTGCGCACGGTCGATATCGATTCCCATGGCGACGACCGGGGGTTTTTCGCCCGCACCTACTGTCGGCGGGAGTTCGAGGCCGCCGGGATCGACCTGACCGTGGCGCAGACCAATCTGTCGGTCAACAAACGGCGCGGAACGCTGCGCGGCTTGCATTTTCAAGGCGTCCCCCGGCCCGACCCGAAATTGGTGCAGTGCGTACGGGGGGCGATTTTCGACGTCGCGGTGGACCTCAGGCCCGCTTCGCCGACCTTCCGGGACTGGTTCGGGGTCGAACTTTCGGCGCAAAACCGCCGCGCCCTGTTCGTCCCGCCGGGCTGCGCCCATGGCTTCCTCAGCCTTAGGGACGATACCGAGGTGCTCTATCTGATGGGGGAATATTACGAACCGGCGCTGGCTCAGGGCGTGCGCTGGGACGATCCCGCCTTCGCCATCGCGTGGCCGATCGCCCCCGCCGTGATCGCGCCGCGTGATCGCGATTACCCGGATTTTAGTTTTTAA